A single region of the Malaclemys terrapin pileata isolate rMalTer1 chromosome 4, rMalTer1.hap1, whole genome shotgun sequence genome encodes:
- the DDB1 gene encoding DNA damage-binding protein 1 — protein MSYNYVVTAQKPTAVNGCVTGHFTSSEDLNLLIAKNTRLEIYVVTAEGLRPVKEVGMYGKIAVMELFHPKGESKDLLFILTAKYNACILEYKQSGESIDIITRAHGNVQDRIGRPSETGIIGIIDPECRMIGLRLYDGLFKVIPLDRDNKELKAFNIRLEELQVIDVKFLYGCQAPTICFVYQDPQGRHVKTYEVSLREKEFNKGPWKQENVEAEASMVIAVPEPFGGAIIIGQESITYHNGDKYLAIAPPIIKQSTIVCHNRVDPNGSRYLLGDMEGRLFMLLLEKEEQMDGTVSLKDLRVELLGETSIAECLTYLDNGVVFVGSRLGDSQLVKLSVDSNEQGSYVVAMETFTNLGPIVDMCVVDLERQGQGQLVTCSGAFKEGSLRIIRNGIGIHEHASIDLPGIKGLWPLRSDSHRETDNTLVLSFVGQTRVLMLNGEEVEETELTGFVDDQQTFFCGNVAHQQLIQITSASVRLVTQEPKALVSEWKEPKGKNISVASCNSSQVVVAVGRALYYLEIQPQELRQISCTEMEHEVACLDITPLGDSSGMSPLCAIGLWTDISARILKLPSFELLHKEMLGGEIIPRSILMTTFESSHYLLCALGDGALFYFGLSIETGLLSDRKKVTLGTQPTVLRTFRSLSTTNVFACSDRPTVIYSSNHKLVFSNVNLKEVNYMCPLNSDGYPDSLALANNSTLTIGTIDEIQKLHIRTVPLYESPRKICYQEVSQCFGVLSSRIEVQDASGGTTALRPSASTQALSSSVSSSKLFSSSTAPHETSFGEEVEVHNLLIIDQHTFEVLHAHQFLQNEYALSLVSCKLGKDPNTYFIVGTAMVYPEEAEPKQGRIVVFHYSDGKLQSLAEKEVKGAVYSMVEFNGKLLASINSTVRLYEWTAEKELRTECNHYNNIMALYVKTKGDFILVGDLMRSVLLLAYKPMEGNFEEIARDFNPNWMSAVEILDDDNFLGAENAFNLFVCQKDSAATTDEERQHLQEVGLFHLGEFVNVFCHGSLVMQNLGETSTPTQGSVLFGTVNGMIGLVTSLSESWYNLLLDMQNRLNKVIKSVGKIEHSFWRSFHTERKTEPATGFIDGDLIESFLDISRPKMQEVVANLQIDDGSGMKREATVDDLIKIVEELTRIH, from the exons atgtCCTACAACTACGTGGTGACGGCGCAGAAGCCAACGGCTGTGAACGGCTGCGTCACCG GGCACTTCACGTCCTCGGAGGACCTGAACCTGCTGATAGCGAAGAACACACGCCTTGAGATCTATGTGGTCACGGCAGAGGGGCTGCGGCCCGTCAAGGAGGTGGGCATGTATGGCAAGATCGCAGTCATGGAGCTTTTCCACCCAAAG GGGGAGAGCAAGGACCTGCTGTTCATCTTGACAGCCAAATATAATGCCTGTATCCTTGAGTACAAGCAAAGTGGTGAGAGCATTGATATCATCACCCGAGCCCATGGCAATGTGCAG GATCGCATTGGTCGGCCCTCAGAGACGGGTATAATTGGCATAATTGACCCAGAGTGTCGGATGATTGGATTGCGGCTCTATGATGGCCTCTTCAAGGTCATTCCTCTGGACCGGGACAACAAGGAGTTAAAGGCCTTTAACATCCGCCTGGAGGAGCTGCAGGTCATCGATGTCAAATTCCTCTATGGCTGCCAGGCTCCTACCATCTGCTTTGTTTACCAG GATCCCCAGGGCCGCCATGTCAAAACATACGAGGTATCCCTGCGAGAGAAGGAATTCAACAAGGGTCCCTGGAAACAGGAGAATGTAGAGGCCGAAGCGTCCATGGTAATTGCAG TGCCCGAGCCCTTTGGAGGAGCTATCATCATTGGGCAAGAGTCCATCACCTACCACAATGGCGATAAATATCTGGCTATAGCCCCACCCATCATAAAG CAAAGTACAATAGTGTGCCACAACCGTGTGGATCCCAATGGGTCCCGTTACCTCCTGGGGGATATGGAGGGCCGTCTCTTCATGCTGCTTCTGGAGAAGGAAGAGCAGATGGATGGCACGGTCAGCCTGAAGGACCTGCGTGTGGAGCTGCTTGGAGAG ACATCCATTGCAGAGTGCCTGACCTATCTAGATAATGGTGTTGTCTTTGTCGGCTCTCGGCTTGGGGACTCCCAACTCGTGAAG CTCAGTGTGGACAGCAATGAACAAGGCTCCTATGTAGTGGCCATGGAAACCTTTACCAACCTGGGCCCCATCGTGGACATGTGTGTGGTGGATCTGGAGAGACAGGGTCAAGGGCAG CTGGTCACATGCTCTGGCGCCTTTAAGGAGGGCTCCCTGAGGATCATCCGGAACGGGATTGGGATTCACGAACACGCCAGCATCGACCTGCCAGGAATTAAAG GCCTATGGCCCCTGAGGTCAGATTCACATCGTGAAACCGACAACACCTTGGTGCTGTCCTTTGTAGGCCAGACCAG GGTTCTGATGTTAAACGGGGAGGAAGTGGAGGAAACTGAGTTGACAGGATTCGTGGATGATCAGCAAACATTCTTCTGTGGCAACGTAGCCCATCAGCAACTGATCCAG ATCACCTCTGCCTCCGTGCGGCTGGTCACTCAGGAGCCCAAAGCCCTCGTGAGTGAATGGAAAGAGCCCAAGGGGAAGAACATCAGCGTGGCTTCCTGTAACAGCAGTCAGGTGGTGGTGGCTGTGGGGCGAGCACTCTACTACCTGGAgatccagccccaggagctcaggCAAATAAG ctgcacagagatggAGCATGAGGTGGCCTGCCTGGACATTACCCCACTGGGGGACTCTAGTGGCATGTCCCCTCTGTGTGCCATCGGCCTCTGGACTGACATTTCAGCCCGCATCCTAAAGCTGCCCTCGTTTGAGCTGCTGCACAAGGAGATGCTGGGAGGAG AGATCATTCCCCGCTCCATTCTGATGACCACCTTTGAGAGCAGCCACTATCTCCTCTGCGCCCTGGGAGATGGGGCTCTCTTCTACTTTGGGCTCAGCATTGAGACAG GTTTGCTGAGCGACCGTAAGAAAGTGACGCTGGGCACCCAGCCCACTGTCCTAAGGACATTCCGTTCACTCTCCACCACCAATGTCTTTGCCTGCTCTGACCGCCCCACTGTGATCTACAGCAGTAACCACAAGCTGGTCTTCTCCAATGTCAACCTCAAGGAGGTGAACTACATGTGTCCCCTCAACTCGGATGGCTACCCTGACAG TCTGGCATTGGCCAACAACAGCACCCTGACAATCGGCACCATCGACGAGATCCAGAAGCTGCACATCCGCACGGTTCCCCTCTACGAGTCGCCCAG GAAGATCTGCTACCAGGAGGTTTCTCAGTGCTTTGGCGTGCTTTCAAGTCGCATTGAGGTGCAGGATGCCAGTGGGGGCACCACTGCACTGAGACCCAGTGCCAGCACCCAG GCCCTGTCCAGCAGCGTCAGCTCCAGCAAGCTGTTTTCCAGCAGCACCGCTCCGCACGAGACATCCTtcggagaggaggtggaggtgcACAATCTACTCATCATAGACCAGCACACCTTTGAAG TGCTCCACGCTCACCAGTTCCTGCAGAATGAATACGCCCTAAGCCTGGTCTCCTGCAAGCTGGGCAAAGACCCCAACACGTACTTCATCGTGGGCACGGCCATGGTGTATCCTGAGGAGGCTGAGCCCAAACAGGGTCGCATTGTAGTCTTCCACTACTCAGATG GGAAACTGCAGAGTCTGGCCGAGAAGGAAGTGAAAGGGGCTGTGTATTCCATGGTGGAGTTCAACGGCAAGCTCCTAGCCAGCATCAACAGCACG GTGCGTCTGTATGAGTGGACGGCAGAGAAGGAGCTGCGCACAGAGTGTAACCATTATAATAACATCATGGCTCTCTACGTAAAGACCAAGGGGGACTTCATCCTGGTTGGAGATCTGATGCGCTCTGTCCTGCTTCTCGCCTACAAGCCCATGGAGGGTAACTTTGAGGAG ATTGCTCGAGACTTCAACCCAAACTGGATGAGCGCTGTGGAGATCTTGGACGATGACAACTTCCTGGGAGCAGAGAATGCTTTTAACCTGTTTGTGTGCCAGAAGGACAG CGCTGCCACGACCGATGAGGAGCGCCAGCACTTGCAGGAAGTGGGGCTGTTCCACCTGGGGGAGTTTGTCAACGTGTTCTGCCATGGCTCCCTGGTCATGCAGAACCTGGGCGAGACGTCCACACCAACGCAGGGCTCGGTGCTCTTCGGCACAGTCAACGGAATGATTG
- the TKFC gene encoding triokinase/FMN cyclase, translating to MVRAALLGGIGPLLAGIRSAHRGASIPPMQVSKKLVNSVPGCADDALAGLVACNPAIQLLQGHRVALRADLENIRGRVALLSGGGSGHEPAHAGYIGKGMLTGVVAGAVFTSPAVGSILAAIRAVTQAGSAGTLLIVKNYTGDRLNFGLALEQARAEGADVQMVVVGDDSAFTTQKKAGRRGLCGTVLIHKVAGALSEAGASLEEIVRRVTAAAGDMGTLGVSLSPCSVPGSGPTFQLAQDELELGLGIHGEAGVRRMKMVLADEIVKTMLDHMSSPSNASRVALEPGASVVLVVNNLGGLSFLELGVVAGAAVRCLEDRGVRVARALVGAFMTALEMAGVSLTLLLADDELLRLIDAKTTAVAWPNLARVTVTGRSRVLAAPEAGPMVEEPVPAGAPASQRVRLVLERVCSTLLGLQEELNELDRAAGDGDCGSTHARAARAIQEWLNSTPLPARPSQLLSTLARLLLEKMGGSSGALYGLFLTAAAQPLQSRSDPAAWAAAMEAGIEAMQRYGGAAPGDRTMLDSLCAAAQELHAMQAPGTDLLPVLAKAVQSAEAAAESTKNMEAGAGRASYISSARLELPDPGAVAAAAVLRAVLEGLQS from the exons ATG GTGAGGGCAGCTCTCCTAGGAGGAATCGGGCCCCTTCTTGCTGGGATTCGCTCTGCCCACAGGGGTGCCTCAATCCCCCCCATGCAG GTCTCCAAGAAGCTGGTGAACTCGGTGCCAGGCTGTGCGGATGATGCGCTGGCTGGGCTGGTGGCCTGTAACCCAGCCATCCAGCTCCTCCAAGGGCACCGGGTGGCACTGCGAGCCGACCTGGAGAACATTCGGGGACGGGTTGCACTGCTGTCTGGAGGAGGGTCGGGGCACGAGCCCGCACATGCAG GGTACATCGGGAAGGGGATGCTCACCGGAGTGGTGGCTGGCGCCGTCTTCACCTCTCCTGCAGTGGGAAGCATACTGGCAGCGATCCGGGCGGTGACGCAGGCTGGCTCAG CCGGGACCCTGCTGATCGTGAAGAACTACACTGGGGACCGGTTGAACTTCGGGCTGGCACTGGAGCAGGCACGGGCGGAGGGGGCCGACGtgcagatggtggtggtgggtgacGACAGTGCTTTCACCACGCAGAAGAAGGCCGGGAGAAGAGGGCTGTGTGGCACGGTGCTCATACACAAG GTGGCTGGGGCGCTGTCAGAGGCAGGGGCGAGCCTGGAGGAGATTGTTCGCAGGGTGACGGCTGCTGCAGGAGACATGG GTACCTTGGGCGTGAGCCTGTCCCCCTGCAGTGTCCCTGGCTCGGGGCCTACCTTTCAGTTGGCTCAGGATGAGCTGGAGCTGGGTCTGG GGATTCATGGTGAGGCAGGCGTGCGCAGGATGAAG atGGTGCTGGCGGACGAAATCGTCAAGACGATGCTCGATCACATGAGCAGCCCTTCCAACGCCTCACGTGTGGCCTTGGAGCCCG GGGCCTCCGTGGTGCTGGTGGTGAACAACCTGGGAGGCCTGTCCTTcctggagctgggtgtggtggCCGGTGCGGCCGTACGCTGCCTTG AGGATCGAGGTGTTCGCGTCGCCCGAGCTCTGGTTGGCGCCTTCATGACGGCGCTGGAAATGGCCGGTGTCTCCCTCACCCTCCTGCTAGCGGATGATGAGCTCTTGAGACTGATCG ATGCTAAGACCACAGCTGTGGCATGGCCCAACCTGGCCCGAGTGACCGTGACAGGCAGGAGCAGAGTGCTGGCTGCACCTGAGGCAGGACCTATGGTGGAGGAGCCCGTCCCAGCTGGAG CACCAGCCTCCCAGCGGGTGCGGCTGGTTCTGGAGCGGGTGTGCAGCACTCTGCTGGGCCTGCAGGAAGAGCTCAACGAGCTGGACCGCGCGGCGGGGGACGGCGATTGTGGCAGCACCCATGCCCGGGCCGCCAGGG CCATACAGGAGTGGTTGAACTCGACTCCCCTGCCTGCCCGGCCATCCCAGCTCCTCTCCACCctggccaggctgctgctggagaaGATGGGGGGGTCCTCGGGGGCG CTGTATGGGCTGTTCCTGACGGCGGCCGCACAGCCCCTGCAGAGCCGCAGCGACCCCGCGGCCTGGGCTGCCGCCATGGAGGCTGGCATTGAAGCCATGCAGCG GTACGGGGGAGCTGCGCCCGGGGACAGGACCATG CTGGATTcgctctgtgctgctgctcagGAGCTGCACGCCATGCAGGCCCCTGGCACCGACCTGCTGCCTGTGCTGGCCAAGGCAGTCCAG AGTGCAGAGGCTGCGGCTGAATCCACTAAGAACATGGAAGCAGGCGCTGGCAGGGCCAGTTACATCAGCTCGGCCCGCTTGGAGTTACCGGATCCAGgggccgtggcagcagcagccgtTCTGCGTGCTGTGCTGGAAGGGTTACAGAGCTAG